The sequence below is a genomic window from Rudanella lutea DSM 19387.
ATGTTGGGCACCATCAGAAAATCAAAGTCTTTGTTTGCCTTAACAAGCGCATTGACCAGCTGCATGGTCGAGGCCGGATCCACGTTGTCGTCTACTTCACCCAGAATCAGCAATAGTTTACCCTGAAGCTTATCGGCATGAGTCACGTTCGACGACTCGGCGTAGTGCGGACCAATGGGGTAGCCCATCCACTGTTCGTTCCACCAGATTTTGTCCATCCGGTTATCGTGGCATCCGCTCGACGACACCCCTACTTTGTAAAATTCCGGGTGAAACAGCAGTCCCCCCACTGTACTCTGCCCGCCCGCCGAGTTGCCGTAAATACCCACGCGGCTCAGGTCCATGGCCGGGTCTTTGCGGGCCGCAGCCTGCATCCACCGAATCCGGTCGGGGAAACCGGCATCTTTCAGGTTTTGCCAGCAAACGTCATGAAAGGCTTTGGAACGGTGCGAGGTGCCCATACCGTCGAGCTGCACCACAATGAAGCCCAGCTCGGCCAGTTCGAACATACCCCGGGCGCGTTCGCCGGTGATAAATGATTTTGGGGCAAACGCGCTGTGCGGACCGGCATAGATGTATTCAATGACCGGGTATTTCTTTTTGGGATTGAAATGGGTGGGCCGAACAATTACCCCCCAAATATCGGTTTTGCCATCGCGGGCTTTCGCCGTGAATACTTCCGGGGCCCGCCAGCCTGCCTGCGCATAGGCCGTGATGTCGGCTTTTTCCAGGTTCATCACAACCGAGCCATCCCGCGCCGAGCGTAGCACGGTAACCGGGGCCATATCGACCCGCGAGTAGCTGTCGATAAAATACTGCCTGTCGGGTGAGAAGGTAGCTATGTGGTTGGCGTTTTCGGGTGTAAGGGCGGTCAGGCCGGTGCCGTCGAAATTGATGCGGTAATACTGAACGAAATACGGGTCCAGCTTCGGATCAACGCCCCCGGCCGCAAACAGAATGGTGCGGGCCTGCTCATTCACCTGAATCACATTGCGCACCACCCATTCGCCTTTGGTGATCTGATTTTTGACCGTACCGGTCGTTCCGTCGTAGAGGTACAGATGATTCCAGCCATCGCGCTCCGACATCCAGATAATCTCGCGCCCATCGGCCAGATCCTGCCGGAACCGCTTGCCATCATTGCCCACCGGCAGGTAGTAGAAAAACGTTTTGGGCTGTTCGTCGATAATAGCCCGGGCCTTGCCGGTTACGGCATCAACCTCCAGCACCCGGTACACCTGATGCCCCCGTTGGTTGTATTCGAACGTAAACACCCGGCTATCGGCCCGCCATTCGGGGCGGGTCAGTTCGTATTGCTGCTTAAACAGCGCATCATCGACCACGATGTGTTTCCGCTCCGAAATCAGAAACAGATGGGGTGTTCGCACGGGCAGGGCATCGCCCGGTTTCAGGTATTCCCGGCTTTCGAGTTTGGGTTGCAGCTGATCGTCGGGTGAGGAGCGCACGAAATAAATCTGTCGCTTCTGCCCAGGGCGTACTTTGTTAGCTACCAGCTTTTTCGAGTCGGGTGACCACTGTACGTACCCGGAGTAGTACTCTCCCTCGGCCCCATCAAAACTCAAGGGTATTTCCTCCTTCGTGTTGACCGACCGGATGTAGAGATTATGATTTTTGATAAATGCCTGCCAGTTGCCATCCGGCGACGGCACTGGTCGGTCGGTTTGGTCGCCCCCTCGTTCGCCCCAGTAACGTTCCCGCAGAACCGGCACCGGGTCGTTTTTAGTCAGGGTATTCGTGGTCAGATCAAACGACCAATTGAAGTCGTACGCCCGAAACCGAATGTTGCGGTCGCCGGGGCCGTACACAAAGGTCGAAAAAGGTAATTGATAAGGCTCCGTCGGTTTATTGATCGCCTGCGCGAGTTGGCGGGCCAGTTGCTCCTGATCAAACGCGGGCTTTTTGGTCTTCTGCGCCGGATTGACCGCCATAAACTCCATACCGCGTGGGGTCTGCATCGAATACCAGGCCAACTGCCCACTCTCCGACCAGGTTACCGTTGCCGGTGCGTAATAGAGCTTGTTCATGGCGGCCCTGAGCCGGTTGGCCCGCGCGTAGTCTACCAGCCGACCCTGCGCGAGAGCAATGGAAACAACCCATAAACAGAGTAAGCCCGTGTACAGAAAGGGCCAAGTAAACAAACGTGTCATAACCGGAACAAGGCAGAGTTGCGTAACATCTGGCAAAGTAAGAATTTACCCGGTTCACTCCGCCTTGTTCCGTTCATTATCGGGCAACCAGCCGCCCCAACGACCGACGCCCTCCTTACTCCAGCTCGCGCTTGAGCATCAGCAGCAAACCACGCGACCCACCCCCGTAAATTTCGGTATCAACGGTCGATACCAGTTCCCAGCCCTCACGGCCCAACTCATTGAGTTTATTCGTCAGCGCCTGCTCATCAACCCGGCCACCCCAAAAGCCACCGGCTTTTACGTCCAGAATACGGTACTCAAATTTTTTCATTGTACGATCGTTTTGAACACCCAATGTAACAATGAACAGTGGACAGTGAACAACGAACAGTGAACAATGAACAGTGAACAATGAACAGTGGATAATGAGTAATCAGGCAAATGCCTCATTATCCACTATCCATTACTAATTATCCATTATCCTACCGGGG
It includes:
- a CDS encoding DUF4177 domain-containing protein is translated as MKKFEYRILDVKAGGFWGGRVDEQALTNKLNELGREGWELVSTVDTEIYGGGSRGLLLMLKRELE
- a CDS encoding S9 family peptidase — its product is MTRLFTWPFLYTGLLCLWVVSIALAQGRLVDYARANRLRAAMNKLYYAPATVTWSESGQLAWYSMQTPRGMEFMAVNPAQKTKKPAFDQEQLARQLAQAINKPTEPYQLPFSTFVYGPGDRNIRFRAYDFNWSFDLTTNTLTKNDPVPVLRERYWGERGGDQTDRPVPSPDGNWQAFIKNHNLYIRSVNTKEEIPLSFDGAEGEYYSGYVQWSPDSKKLVANKVRPGQKRQIYFVRSSPDDQLQPKLESREYLKPGDALPVRTPHLFLISERKHIVVDDALFKQQYELTRPEWRADSRVFTFEYNQRGHQVYRVLEVDAVTGKARAIIDEQPKTFFYYLPVGNDGKRFRQDLADGREIIWMSERDGWNHLYLYDGTTGTVKNQITKGEWVVRNVIQVNEQARTILFAAGGVDPKLDPYFVQYYRINFDGTGLTALTPENANHIATFSPDRQYFIDSYSRVDMAPVTVLRSARDGSVVMNLEKADITAYAQAGWRAPEVFTAKARDGKTDIWGVIVRPTHFNPKKKYPVIEYIYAGPHSAFAPKSFITGERARGMFELAELGFIVVQLDGMGTSHRSKAFHDVCWQNLKDAGFPDRIRWMQAAARKDPAMDLSRVGIYGNSAGGQSTVGGLLFHPEFYKVGVSSSGCHDNRMDKIWWNEQWMGYPIGPHYAESSNVTHADKLQGKLLLILGEVDDNVDPASTMQLVNALVKANKDFDFLMVPNMGHSMGGEYGERKRRDFFVRHLLGVEPPAWSAQLVSTNGQSGGR